The Acidobacteriota bacterium genome segment GGGCACCCTGAGCCCGTGGGTTCGACGAAAGGAGAGAACTTTGGATATGCGGTCTGTTGCACGAGGGCTCTGGTTTTCGCTTGTGCTCTGTACATGGGCGGCTTTCGCATCAGCGGCTCAAGTACAGCACGAGATATCCGAGGAAGTGCGGAGTTTCGCCGCCGACGTGGGGCCTTATCCTGCAGAAGCGGAGCAGTTCGATGAGTCGGATCTGCTGACGGCTGTGGACATTGTTTCCGGCGAACGCGCTGCGGCGATGGACCGGAATAGACTTCCAGAGGACATTCAGTTTGCTGCTTGGGTTTTCTGTTGGCTGCTTCCTTGGGGGCCGCCAAAGACAGAATCGACGATATCGACGGTCCGAGATCTACTGCCCGACTTCATAGCGGACGCCTACGATAACGAGGATCGCAGGCAGGCGATACGGTCAGGGCTCAACCTAGAAGTTCTGCGAGCATCACCCGAGGAACTTCTTGAGCGCGGCTTGTCCCCATTGGACTTATTGGATTTCAGGTGATTGCACCCAATGCAGAAACTTAGAAACGCATGTCGACACTTCCCAATATGCGAAGCCGTAGTTTTCAGCCCATTGGTAGTGGCTTACGTTGAGTTGTGGAAGAATGTCAATCCAGTAGTTGGGTCTCCTCCGAGCGACAGAGCCATCACGCTTGACGCGGTTAGTGGCGGGTTCACTGCAGCCCTAACGGTCGCAGGTGTCATGCTGGCCGGAGCGCTGGTAGGCGTGCAGGTGTTTCGTCATCTTGGGCCAAATGGCATCGCCCACGTGAGGTACGCGGTCGTCTATGCTCTGTTCTCATTGTCACTTGGAGCTTGGGGGCTGGCCCTGGTGCCGAGCTATGCTGCTGCCAAGTACGATGTCGCGACCGTCATGGACGTGGCCGTCTTCGGCTTAATGCAACTCATTCTGATGATATTTGCCGCGCTCCGCGTCGGACTAGCCGTCTGGAGTTTTGTCAGAATCGAGAACGGTGAGTGAGGTTGAGGATGGGAGCCAGTACGCGGTTCTGATGTTCGACACGTCGGGGGGATCTTGGGGGATTCCCGCAACTCGTGGGATCTGGGTCAGTTGTGCCAGCCTGCCTGCCAGCCGTTTCCGGTTCTGCCAGCCGTTTTGGGGACCTTTCGGACCCGTTTAGATCACAATTCCGTCAACGCAACCGGGATATACTTGGCCTCTCGGCTGTGTGTAGACGGACTCCCAGTCCTTGCCGCCGGTGGCGTGCGGGCAGGTCAGCATCTCCTGCCCCTCGGCGGTGAAGATGAGCTCGGGGTTCTCGGTCACCGCGCCGGTGGCGCCGTCGATGCCGCTGATCACGTTCTGCGTGATGGTCGGCCTCGCCCACAGGAACTCGCCGGTCTCGCGGTCGAGGGTGTAGACGACGCCGGTCTTGCCCGGAATCCCGGTCATGACCTTGCGGATCTCGCCCGGATTCAGGCGGGGATTGATCCACTCGACCGCATCGGCGTCGGGGGCGACCGCGGTGTCCACCAGCAGCCGCTCGAAGGGGTGGTCGAGGTCCCAATGGTCGTTCATGTGCTGGTAGTACCAGGCGATCTCGCCCGTGTCGGCGTCCAGTGCCAGGGTCGAGTTGTGGTAGAGGTGCTGCAGGTCCGTCCCGCCGATCAGGAACTTCGGCGCCGGCGAGGTGACCGAGGTCCCGATGTAGACTAGGTTCAGCTCGGGGTCGTAGCTCGGCACCATCCAGGCGCCGACGTGCTTGCGCTCCTCGAACGGCACCCCGCCCCAGCTCTCGTCGCCGGGCTCGCCGGGGGCGGGGATGGTGCGCCGGCGCCACAGTTCCTCGCCGGTGTCGGGGTCGTGAGCGGTGATCACGCAGCCGTTGGGCCCCGCCGCGGGCATGCAGCTCCGGCCGGAGATTGCCTTGCCGTCGGCGACGATGGGACCCGAGGTCTGGGTGGCGGGGTTCTCCTGGTAGTCGAGGATCCGGGTCTCCCACGCCAGCCGGCCGGTGGTGGCGTCAAGCGCGAAGATGTGGTCGTCGGCGCTCGTGTCGATGATGTACGAGCCGTAGATTGCCAGGTTCCGGTTGTTCTGCCAGAGGGTGTTGAAGACGTAGTCGCCGATGTCTTCCGGGACCTCCCGGCGGTACTCCCAGCGGAGGTCGCCGGTGACCGCGTCGATGGCCTGGATGACGTCGGCCGGATTGGGCATGTACATCACGCCGTCGTAGACCAGCGGCGTCCCCTGCTGGCGCCCCTCGGTCATCGCGCGCGACCAGACCATGCGCAGCTCCCCGACGTTGCTCCGGTCGATCTCATCCAGCGGGCTGTAGCCCCAGCCGTCGAGCGTCCGCCGCCACATGAGCCATTCGGACGCGGGCGGATCCTGCAGCATGGCGTCCGTGACCGGCACGAAGTCGGCCTCGGACTGCGCGTGCGCCACCGTCGACCCGGCTGGCGCCAGCGTCGCCCCCGCGATTCCCACGACGAGCAGAACGAGAACGATGCGGGCGGGACTCGACATCTGCATCACGACCCTCCAGGCAATCCGAGGTGAACGCCGGATCCGCATTGTATGCGCGCGAGCCGCCATTGGGCGCCAGCGCGTGAGCCGCGGGTGTGCGATTCGCCGGCCGCGAGCGCTGCGACGTCGTCCGTTCGTCGGGTGCGCCGTACGCGGGTTTGGCGACCGGCGACGGCCTGCCTGCGCCGGCATCGACCGTCGCGGAAACGTGGCTCTGCTCCGGATTCAGCGGGCGGCAGCAACGCGCCAGCGCCGGAGCGCGGCGGCTATCTCGCCCCTCGCGGTCGATCGCGGCCGCGTGTTGTGGTTCACGAAGTAGCAGAAGACGATGGGAGCGTCCGAGTCCGGGCCGATGATGCCCGCCAGGGCGATGGTGTGGCGCAGCGTCCCCGTCTTGGCGGCGAGGGTCGGCAGGCGCGGCCACGCCCTGAGCGTGCCTTCGCCCCGCCCGGCCAGCGCGTCGATGAACGTCTCGGCCCACGGCTGCCCGGCCGCGTAGGCGAGCACCCGCACGACGGTCGCCGGCGCGATCAGGTTGGCGGCGGACAGCCCCGAGCCGTCCCGCAGCGACGGCTCGGCTGAAACGCGCCTGCCCGGGTCCGGCAGATCCTCCACGAAGTCGGCGACGACCTCGACGCCGTCGTCGAAGCGGCCCGTCTCCGCCGCCTCCAGCCCCAGCGTGAGGATGAGGGTGTCGGCGTACCAGTTGTGGCTCCTCGTCAGGATCTCCGGGAGGAGCTCCTCCAACGGGGGCGAGTGCAGCTCGGCGAGCACGGCGGCCGGGTCGGACGCGGGCCGCGCTCGGGCCTGGAGTCGCACGGCCCCTTCCACGGCCACGCCGGCTGCGTGCAACGCATCGCGCAGGCGCCGTGCCGCGCGCAGCACGGGCGCGGGGTCGCTGGCCGGGACCGTGAAGGACGGCTCGCTGATCGGGTACTCGCCGCGGAGCAGCAGCGTGTCGGTGTCCCATACCGGCAGGAAATCCAGGCTGCCGGCGCCCTGGCGGTCGCGGCCCACGGTCACCGTGCGGTTGATCACATCGACGCCGGCGGGAGCCCGCACCCGGGCCGGCGCCCCGACCGCGGGTCCCGGCGCGACCCGCACCGTGATGGTCGCTTCGTCCACCGCCAGGCCCGCCGGCGGCGCGCCGTGGCGATAGGGGAGGTCGCCGAAGGAGCGGTCCAGCGGGTACAGGCGGCCGGGGAAGCGCCCGGCGTCGACGACGAGGTCGCCCGTGATCCGCGTGACGCCGTGCGCGCCCACCTGGCCGGCAAGCGTCGCCAGCGGCTCGTCGGCGCCGTCGTCGAAGAACGCGCCCCAGGTCGGATCCGCGCCCGGCTCCACGACGAGATCGCCGTCGAGAACGCCGTTCGCAACCGATCCGTCGGTCGTCAGGCGGGTGCGCCAGCGGTACGCGGGGCCGAGGTGCTCCAGGGCGGCCGCCACCGTGACGACCTTGAGCACCGACGCCGGCACGAACAGGCGGCCGGCGTTCAGCTCGTCGATGACCTGCAGCTCCCCGCCAGCCAGCAGCCGTGCCGCCAGATAGCCGCGGTGCGCCCCGTCGGCGGGCGCCTGAGCCGTGGCTTCCGAGGGCGCGTGCAGGGCGGTGAGCGCCGTCGCGCCAAGCAGCAGGAGCAGACGAAGAGTCGTCATTTGCCGGCCGGACCTATCCGAACCGCTTCGCGTCCGCCGAAGCGTAACTCGCCATCATGCGGTCGAGCCCGACCGTCGCCTCGAGCGTGTCGACCACCTCCGCCAGGCGCGCGCCCGGGATGACGCACGTCATCTCCTCGGAGCGCATCCCCGTCCGGGAGCGGCTGAGCGCGCATCCCACGCTGGCCGCCACCACGTTCCGATCCTTGGCCATGGCCACGATGTGGCACTGCGGCTTGCCTTCTATCGGCATCTCCGGGAAGGCGTCCTTCAGCGTCATCAGCCCGAGGCCGTTGATGCGCAGCAGCACGACGTCGGGCGGTGTGTTGCGCTCGGCGAGCGGTCCGTACACCACCGACTCCGGCCGCTCGGCGACGTGTGGCAGGCCCATCACCGCCGCCTGATCGACCCAGCCGGCCTCGAGGACCGCGCCCACGTCGTCCTTCGTCGCCGCTTCCTCCAGCGTGATGAAGCCGTGCGTGTAGCTGCCGACGCTGCAGTTGGCGTGGTCCGCGGCGACGGTGGCGAAGGTGTCGCCGGCGCCCTGGATCCAGAAGACGCAGCCGGCCGGGACCTGCCCGGTGCGGCCGTGCTCGTTCGGCTCCGGGTAGTTGGGCTCGACGCGCGGCGCCGGCGGTGTTTCTCCAGGCGCGTGGAACGAAATCGCCAGCGGGGCCGCGAACGGCTTCAGCGCGGCGACGAGGCGGTCGTTGAGTGAGTTCCAGTCGGTCTTCGGTGCATCGTCGGTCGTCGTCATGCCGCGATTATAGGGTCGCCCGGTCGGGTCGGGCCGGGAAGCGGACGCAACGCACCGGGCAGCGTGGGTTGCGCGCAGCCGCCCCGGCTGCGGCGGAGCTCCTGTCCAAGAACGTCCCGCGGGGATGAACCCCGGCCGGGCTCCATACGTTACAGGTAGCATGATGTTCTGGCAGGAGGTCCGGTACGCCCTCCGGCGTCTGATCAGGGACCGGTCGCTCAGCCTCATGGCGGTGGCGGCGCTCGGGCTCGGCATCGGCGCCAACGCCGCCGTCTTCGCGATCGTGCATGCCGTGTTCATCCGCGGCCTGCCGTTCGACGAGCCCGGGCGGATCGTCAACGTCTCGTCGCGCGACAGCGACCGCGGACAGACCGGAGGCGTCTCGCTCCCGGACTTCGAAGACTATCGCGCGGCGGCCGCCTCGCTCAGCGGGCTGGCCGCCTTCACGGCCGGCGGGACCGCGAACCTGAGCGACGCCGATCATGCCCCCGAGCGGGTCACGGGGTCGCTGGTCACGCCGAACACGTTCCGCCTGCTCGGCCAGCGGGTGTTGCTCGGCCGGGACTTCCTGCCCGAGGAAGGCGAGCGGGGCGCGGACCGGACCGTCATCCTGAGCTACCACGTGTGGCAGGACCGCTACGCGGGCGACCCCGGCGTGCTCGGCCGGGTGGTGCGGGTCAACGACGAGCCGTCGACGATCGTCGGCGTCATGCCGGAAGGGATGCGGTTCCCGCTGAACTCCGATACCTGGCGGCCCTTGCAGCCGACCGATGCCCTGGACCGCCGCGACAACCGGATGCTGTCGACCGTCGGCCGGCTGGCTCCGGGCGTCGAGCTCGCCGCCGCGGACGCCGAGGTGCGCGCGCTGGCGGGGCGGCTCCGCCAGCAGTATCCGGACACGAACGAGCACACGGACGCCGTCGTCCGAACATTCAACGACTGGGCGAACCCCGCCGACGTCAGGCTGATCATCTCGACGTTGATGGGCGCGGTGGCGTTCGTTCTGCTCATCGCCTGCGCCAACGTCGCCAACCTGCTGATTGCGCGCTCGGCGCAGCGGGCGCGCGAGGTGGCCATCCGGGTCGCGCAGGGCGCCACGCGGTGGCGGATCGTCCGCCAGTTGCTGGTGGAGAGCCTCGCGCTCGGCGCGGCGGGCAGCGCCGCCGGCCTCGGGCTGGCCGCCGCCGGCATCCGCCTGCTCGACATTGCCACGCGCGACGTCGGCAAGCCGTTCTGGATGACCTTCCACCTCGACGGCGCGGTCGTCACGTTCCTCGCCCTCGTGTGCGTCGGGTCGAGCGTGCTCTTCGGGCTGGCGCCGGCGCTGCACGTCTCGAAGACGCCGGTCGGTGAGCTGCTGCAGGAAGGGGGGCGCACCGGGGCCGGCGGGGTGCGCGCGCGCCGCCTGGCCGCGGCGATGGTGGTCGTCGAGGTGACGCTCGCGGTCGTCCTGCTGGCGGGTGCGGGCTTGATGATCCGCAGCTTTCAGGAGTTCTATCGGATCGATCTCGGGTTCGACCCCGCTCGAGTGCTGACCGGACAGGTCACGCTGGTCGCCCGCAAGTACCCCGAGCCGGCGGATCGGCTCCGGTTCGTCGAGCAGCTCCAGCAACGCCTGGATGCGATGCCCGGGATTCGCGCGGCGAGCGTCGCCACCACCTTCCCTCTCTTCGGCGGGTTGCAGCGGTCGCTCGATATCGACGGGCGTCCGTCGTCTGACGGGGGGCTCGCACCCACCGTGACGACGCTGAGCGTCGGCGCCCGGTATCTGGAGTCGCTCGGCGTCTCGCTGTCGCGGGGGCGCGCGCTGACGCTGGAGGACGGCCGCGCCGGGGCGGAGTCGGTGGTGGTGAACGCGCGTTTCGCCGCCCGGTTCTTTCCCGGCGGCGACCCCGTCGGGCGGCGGATCCGCCTGCAGGCGCGGGGCGAGCCGCCCGGCCCGTGGCTGACGATCGTCGGCGTGAGTCCGAGCATTCGGCAGGCCGACCTGCGTGAGCCCGATCCCGATCCGGTCGTCTACCTGCCGTATCGGCTCTACACCGGCGGCCCGGCCGCGCTGCAATGGTCGCTCGCCCTGCAGCTTCTGACGGCGGGCGATCCTGCCGCGTTCGTCCCGCAGCTCCGCGCCGCGGTGCAGGCGGTCGACCCCGACCTGCCCGTGTTCGGCGCCCAGTCGCTGTCGGCCCGGCTCCGGGACGGGCGCTGGACGTACCTGCTCTTCAGCGGCCTGTTCGGCATCTTCGCGGCGATCGCGCTGGTCCTCTCGGCGGTCGGGATCTACGCGGTCACGGCGTACTCGGTGACGCAACGGACGCAGGAGATCGGCATCCGCATGGCGCTCGGCGCGCCGCCCGGACAGGTGATCTGGGTCGTTCTGCGCCGCGGGCTCGCGCAGGTGGGGGCCGGGCTGATCGCGGGATCGGCCGGCGCGTTCGCGGTCGGCCGCCTGATCGAGAGCCTGCTGGTGCAGACGTCTCCCCGCGACCCCGTGACGCTGGCGATGGTGCTGGCGGTGCTGGCGGCGGCGACGGTCGCCGCCTGCGTCGGCCCGGCGCGCCGGGCGGCCGCGATCGATCCGGTGGAGGCGCTGCGGTTCGACTGAAGCCGGTCGCGCCGGCCTCGTCAGTCCGCGACGGTGAACGCCACGGACGCCATCCTGGTGTCCCAGATCAGCGCCAGCCGCCCTCCGCTCGCGGTCATGTCCAGGAACTGCCACGAGAGCTGATCGAAAGCGACCGGCAGGGTCTTCAGTTCCATCGGCGTGCGCAGGACGTCGCGGTCGTCCGTGTACTCGAAGGCGCCGAACAGCGCCTCGCGGTTCTCGTAGTCGTAGGTCTCCTGGGCCGGCCAGGTGGAGACGATGAAGGTCCAGACCGTGTCCGACAGGTCGATGAACAGCGTGTACTCGCCGGGTTCCACCCGCGTGCCCGCGATCAGCAGCGCCGCCTCGGTGACGAGCCGCGTCGACCGGTTGGCGCCGGCGCGCCACACCGGGGCGCCGTCGTTGAGCATCTCCGCCCAGTCCGGCGGGCCGAACAGGTCGCGCCCGCGCTTCAGCGGCCGCCCGTAGTACACGTCGATCCACGCCCCGCCGAGGTAGCCGTACTGAACGGGGTCGAAGTTGCCGCCGACCTGCACGGCGGAGTGGCCGGGGGGACTGAGGATGCGGCGTTCCTGGGCGAAGGCGGAATCCGGCGCGGCGGCCAGCGCAATGAGGACCGCGCCCGTGGCGAAGGCGGTCCGGATGACGAGGGCTGGGAGTCTGCGCCCGAGGAAACGATGCCGGCGCGGACGACGCTGATCCGTGGGAGGGGTGCGCATCACTCTGTTCTCCTCTCGAGCCTACCCGGCTCTGCCGGACCGGCGTGTTCATGGAACAGGATCATGAGTTCTTTCTTGGCGAGGTCCGGGAGGCCGGCCGGAAACGGTTCGAAGCCTATCACCCGCAGGCCGGGCCTGCCCGGCCGCGGTCGCGTGTTCCCGGCCAGCACCGCGTTGCACGCAGGCGGCCGGCGCGCACCGGTCCGTTCGTCGCCTCGCGGCGCCCGCCGGTATATCGTCACACTGAGGCAGGCGTCCCGGTCCGGTGGCGACGAACCGGGCGGCGCCTCGGATATCCGGCCCGGCGAAGGCAGGAGGTTGACATGACCCGTCGATGGTTGGTGCAGTCGGTGGCGGCGGCGGTCACGATGTGGTGGCTGGCGCCGGCTCCCGTAGCCGGTCAGGAGCCGGGGGCGGCGGCGGCGGAAAATCCCGCGGCGGCGGAGCCCGCGTCTTTCCGGACGCCCTGGGGCGATCCGGACCTGCAGGGCATCTGGTCCTACGCCACGTTCACCCCGTTGCAGCGGCCGGACAATCTGGCCGGACGAGAGTTCCTGACGTCGGAAGAGATCGCGGAGCAGAACCGGGGCGATGCCACCCGCGCCACGTCCGAACGCCGCGGCGAGCTCAGCGCCGAACGCGACCTCGCCCTCGCCTACAACCAGGTATGGTGGGATCGGGGCGAGTCCACCGGGCGCACCTCGCTCATCGTCGATCCGCCCGACGGAAGGCTTCCGCCCCTCACCCCCGCGGCCGAGCGGCGGCAGGCGGAGCTGCGGGAGCACCGCCGCGCCCACGCCTTCGACTCCTGGGCGGATCGGCCGCTGCAGGAACGCTGCATGACCTACCAGCGGGTGCCCCCGGTGCCGTCCGGCTACAGCAACGCTTACCACATCTTTCAGGCACCCGGGCAGGTCGTCATTCTCAACGAGATGATTCACGACGTGCGCGTCATTCCGCTGGACGGGCGCGCGCCGATCGACGGCCGCATCCGGCAGTGGAACGGCGACGGGCGCGGCCGCTGGGACGGCGACACCCTCGTGGTGGAGACCACGCACTACCGCGACGACACGACCTGGCGCGGATTCCCGGGAACGCGCAACCTGCGCGCGGTCGAGCGGTTCACCCGCGTCGACGACGACACCATCGACTACCGCTACACGATTCACGACGAGGCCACCTATACCCGGCCCTTCACGGTCGAGCTGCCGCTCGAGAGCCCGCCGGGCTACGTCATCTACGAGTACGCCTGCCACGAGGGGAACTACTCGATCGCCAACGCGCTGGCCGGCGAGCGAGCCCTGGAGGCCAGGGGATCGCGCTAGGCGAAGGAGATCGGGTCGCCGGCGATCACCGGGCGCGGGGCGCGGCCACGCCCACCCCGTGCTCGTACACCAGCCGTCCCCCGCGTTCGGCCGTCTGGAACAGGAGCAGGACGCCGACGAGGCCGGCCGCGACGACCGGCAGCCACCGTACGCGGGCGGTCATCAGGCCCGCCAGATCCAGACCGAGCCGGCCCAGCGCGAAGACGCCCAGGTAGACGGTGGCGCGTAGCGCCCACGCCCAGTGCTCGTCGACGACCGCTTGCGCCGGACCCGGTATCCGCACCAGAGCCGCGTCGCTCCGGCCGGTGAAGTACGCGGCGAGCAGAGCCGCCGCGCCCGCCACGTAGAGGCCGGTCGCGGTCGTTCGCAGCGCCGAGCGCGGGCCCGCGCCGAGCGCCGCGACGTCGATGACCGCGGCGGTCACGATCAGCCCGATCGGGAAATGCACGATCAGCGGGTGGAGCGTCACGGCGTCAGTTTCCGCCCCGCGGCGGCAGGGCCGATTCGTCGATCGAGGTCCAGTTGCCGCGGCTGAGCGCGTCGATGACTGCGCGGCGGACCTCCGGGTCGTCGGCGTCCATCAACCCGATGAGCGCCTCCATCGCCGGCTCGCCGCCGGTGCGGGCCAGCGCGTCGATCACGTCATGGAGCGCATCGCCCGCGATCAGGGTCAGGGCCGTGATCAGCCCGCGCGTTGCCCGCGGGTCGCGGATCCGGCCGAGCGCCCAGGCAATCCGTTCCTGCACGGCGGCGTCCGCGTCCTCCAGGGCCGCCACCAGCCCGTCCACGGCGGCCGGATTCCGCAACGCGCCCAGGGCCCAGGCCGCTCGCTCGCGGACCTCCTGGACCGGATCCCGCAACAGACCCAGGAGACCGTCGACCGCCGCGTCATCCCGGATCCGGCCGAGCGCCCAGGCGGCCTGCCCGCGCACGCGGGCATCCTCGTCGCCCAGCGCGGTGCGCAGGACGGTCGCCGCCGCTTGCGCCCGGTGTTGTCCGAGCGCCCGCGCCGCCCGCGCGCGGACGTTGGCGTCGGGATCGCGCAACGCACCGATGAAGGTGCTGGCCAGTCGCGACTCGACGGCGCCGAGAGGCGCCGCCTCGAATTCCGCCGTTGGCGGCGCGGGCACGCTGTGCTCGACGCCCGGCGTGGGCGCGGCCGTCGCGCCACCGAGCTGGCGGCGCGCCTCGGAGACGTGCTGGACGAACGACGCGAACACTTCTTCCGCGACACGGTGCCAACGCTCGAACCACCCGTCGCGCGGCGGCGCGGCCTGCGATGGAGCGGCGGTCCGGCTGCCGTTCATCGGCGTGTCGATTGCCGGTCCCGGGAGCGTCTCGACGGTCGGTGTCACGGCGGATACCGCCAGCACGGCTCCGGTGAGGAAAACGGCGGCGAGGACCGCCGTCGAGCGTTCGGCCGCGCGCCGGACGGTCGGGTCGAGAATGGCGCGCATCCGGCGTTCGAGTTGCGAGGGTCGCGCTATGGCGACTGCCGCCGACGCGGCAAGGCCGGGCGCTCGACACTCGCGGGCGATGTCGAGCAGGTGATTCGCATAGTCGGAAGCACGGCTTCCCAGGCCCAGCACCGCGTCGTCGCACGCCTGCTCGCGCTCGACGCGCAGTCGGAACGCGGCGAGCCAGACGAGGGGATTGAACCAGTAGACCGCGCAGGCCCCTTGCGCCAGCAACTGGGTGGCGACGTCGGCGCGCTTGACATGGGCGAGCTCGTGGCGCAGCACGACCGTGCGGCGGGTGGACTGCCACCCCGACGCTGTCGCGGGCAGAAGAATGACCGGCCGGCGCCAACCCCAGGTCATCGGCATGGCCACGCGGTCGCTCTGGAGCAGGCGCACGGGACATCGGATCTCGAGACGCGCGCGCGCGTCATGCAGCGGATCGAGCCATTCCCGCGCCGTGACCGGCGTGGCCTGGGCGACCAGCCGGCGAATGTTCCGGATCCCGGCCAGGGACCAGGCCGCGAGCGCCGCTGCGCCGACCCCCCAGATGGCGAGCCACAGGGTGCTCCAGGCGGCGGCCGGCACGGCGGCCGGATCGGGCCTCGGAGCTTCGACAGCCCCGGCCCCGGCGCGCGCCCGGACTGCGCCGGCCGGGGGCGCCGTCGACGGACCGACGTCCAGGGCCGCCGCCGGCTGCCGGCCGTGCGTCCATGGCGACGGAATCGGTACCGGCACCCCGGGAAGGGCTGCGCCGGCCAGTGGCAGCACCAGCACGCCGGCGAGAGCGAGCGCCCAGACGAAATGGCGAAGCGCCGCGGAACGGCGGCCGGCGAGCGTCGCGAGCGCCGTGGCGATGCTGAGCAACGCTGTGGCGCGCACGGCTCCGTCGGCCAGCGCCGACATCCAGAACGAGCTCATCGCCTATCGTCCTTCCTGCCGGGCCCGGTCGATGAGGGCTTCCAGGCGATCGAGATCGGCCTCCGACAGGGGCGACTGGTCGATCAGCGCAGCGACCGTCGCCTGTGTGG includes the following:
- a CDS encoding PQQ-binding-like beta-propeller repeat protein codes for the protein MPAQAGRRRSPNPRTAHPTNGRRRSARGRRIAHPRLTRWRPMAARAHTMRIRRSPRIAWRVVMQMSSPARIVLVLLVVGIAGATLAPAGSTVAHAQSEADFVPVTDAMLQDPPASEWLMWRRTLDGWGYSPLDEIDRSNVGELRMVWSRAMTEGRQQGTPLVYDGVMYMPNPADVIQAIDAVTGDLRWEYRREVPEDIGDYVFNTLWQNNRNLAIYGSYIIDTSADDHIFALDATTGRLAWETRILDYQENPATQTSGPIVADGKAISGRSCMPAAGPNGCVITAHDPDTGEELWRRRTIPAPGEPGDESWGGVPFEERKHVGAWMVPSYDPELNLVYIGTSVTSPAPKFLIGGTDLQHLYHNSTLALDADTGEIAWYYQHMNDHWDLDHPFERLLVDTAVAPDADAVEWINPRLNPGEIRKVMTGIPGKTGVVYTLDRETGEFLWARPTITQNVISGIDGATGAVTENPELIFTAEGQEMLTCPHATGGKDWESVYTQPRGQVYPGCVDGIVI
- the dacB gene encoding D-alanyl-D-alanine carboxypeptidase/D-alanyl-D-alanine-endopeptidase; amino-acid sequence: MTTLRLLLLLGATALTALHAPSEATAQAPADGAHRGYLAARLLAGGELQVIDELNAGRLFVPASVLKVVTVAAALEHLGPAYRWRTRLTTDGSVANGVLDGDLVVEPGADPTWGAFFDDGADEPLATLAGQVGAHGVTRITGDLVVDAGRFPGRLYPLDRSFGDLPYRHGAPPAGLAVDEATITVRVAPGPAVGAPARVRAPAGVDVINRTVTVGRDRQGAGSLDFLPVWDTDTLLLRGEYPISEPSFTVPASDPAPVLRAARRLRDALHAAGVAVEGAVRLQARARPASDPAAVLAELHSPPLEELLPEILTRSHNWYADTLILTLGLEAAETGRFDDGVEVVADFVEDLPDPGRRVSAEPSLRDGSGLSAANLIAPATVVRVLAYAAGQPWAETFIDALAGRGEGTLRAWPRLPTLAAKTGTLRHTIALAGIIGPDSDAPIVFCYFVNHNTRPRSTARGEIAAALRRWRVAAAR
- a CDS encoding ABC transporter permease; the encoded protein is MNPGRAPYVTGSMMFWQEVRYALRRLIRDRSLSLMAVAALGLGIGANAAVFAIVHAVFIRGLPFDEPGRIVNVSSRDSDRGQTGGVSLPDFEDYRAAAASLSGLAAFTAGGTANLSDADHAPERVTGSLVTPNTFRLLGQRVLLGRDFLPEEGERGADRTVILSYHVWQDRYAGDPGVLGRVVRVNDEPSTIVGVMPEGMRFPLNSDTWRPLQPTDALDRRDNRMLSTVGRLAPGVELAAADAEVRALAGRLRQQYPDTNEHTDAVVRTFNDWANPADVRLIISTLMGAVAFVLLIACANVANLLIARSAQRAREVAIRVAQGATRWRIVRQLLVESLALGAAGSAAGLGLAAAGIRLLDIATRDVGKPFWMTFHLDGAVVTFLALVCVGSSVLFGLAPALHVSKTPVGELLQEGGRTGAGGVRARRLAAAMVVVEVTLAVVLLAGAGLMIRSFQEFYRIDLGFDPARVLTGQVTLVARKYPEPADRLRFVEQLQQRLDAMPGIRAASVATTFPLFGGLQRSLDIDGRPSSDGGLAPTVTTLSVGARYLESLGVSLSRGRALTLEDGRAGAESVVVNARFAARFFPGGDPVGRRIRLQARGEPPGPWLTIVGVSPSIRQADLREPDPDPVVYLPYRLYTGGPAALQWSLALQLLTAGDPAAFVPQLRAAVQAVDPDLPVFGAQSLSARLRDGRWTYLLFSGLFGIFAAIALVLSAVGIYAVTAYSVTQRTQEIGIRMALGAPPGQVIWVVLRRGLAQVGAGLIAGSAGAFAVGRLIESLLVQTSPRDPVTLAMVLAVLAAATVAACVGPARRAAAIDPVEALRFD
- a CDS encoding DUF2911 domain-containing protein, with product MRTPPTDQRRPRRHRFLGRRLPALVIRTAFATGAVLIALAAAPDSAFAQERRILSPPGHSAVQVGGNFDPVQYGYLGGAWIDVYYGRPLKRGRDLFGPPDWAEMLNDGAPVWRAGANRSTRLVTEAALLIAGTRVEPGEYTLFIDLSDTVWTFIVSTWPAQETYDYENREALFGAFEYTDDRDVLRTPMELKTLPVAFDQLSWQFLDMTASGGRLALIWDTRMASVAFTVAD